Genomic DNA from Candidatus Nitronereus thalassa:
TCGCAGCCGTTGCCAACGGGCGGACACCTTGACCAATCGGACACCACCAGTTGGATGGGTATGTTTTGTCTCAACATGTTGGCCATTGCCCTTGAATTAGCCAGAGATAATTCGGCTTACGAAAGTGTCGCGAGCAAATTTTTTGATCATTTTGTGTACATCAACCATGCCATGAACGGTCGCGGGGACGATTGTTTAAATTTGTGGGATGATGAGGACGGATTTTATTACGACGTGCTCAACTTGCCTCATGGGGAACAACGATTTCTCAAAATCCGATCGCTCGTTGGATTAATCCCCTTATTCGCCGTCTTGACGCTTGAACCGGAAACCCTCTCGCAATTGCCAAACTTTCACGAACGGATGATGTGGTTTCTCAAAAATCGTCAGGAGTTTCGCACCAATGTGGGCACCCAAGTCCGGGAAGATGGCAGCATTCGATATTTATTGTCACTCGTGAGCGAAGAACGGCTCCGCCGGGTATTGCATCATATGCTCCAAGAGGAAGAGTTCCTTTCCACTTTCGGTATACGCTCCCTGTCACGCCATCATCGAGATCACCCTTTTGAATTTCATGTGAATGGAACGGAATATCGCGTGGCCTATGAACCTGGAGAGTCGCGTAGCCCCATGTTTGGAGGAAACTCGAATTGGCGAGGACCGATCTGGTTTCCACTCAACTATCTGTTGATCGAATCGTTACAGAAATTCCATTATTTTTTCAGAGAGTCCTTTACCATAGAATGCCCCACAAACTCGGGGCCCGTCCTTAACTTGTGGGAGGTCGGAGGAGAACTTGCCGCACGCCTCATGGCAATATTTCACCAACATCCCTCGGACAACCGACCGATATGGCCAGCTGATCACATTGCCCAACATGATCCATTTTGGCGGGACCATTTACTGTTTCATGAATTTTTTCATGGAGAAACGGGACAGGGCCTCGGCGCGAGTCACCAAACCGGATGGACTGCGCTTATTGCCAAATTGCTCGAGCAGTATGGAGACGAGTTGATCTCAACGAAAGTAATCTCATAATGCGACTGGCTTCCGTGAGAAATATGGTAAAAATGGTTGTCGTTAAATTTTTCGATGACCATGGACCATTTCTGGCCTCTGGGCTTTCCTTTGACTTGGTTTTGTACTGCTTACCCCTGCCGATTATTTTTGTCTCGGCTCTGGGATATACGGTTGTAGGCTCGGAACAGGCCATGGAATGGACCCGCCATATTATTCGAGATCTCCTCCCCGGCACCCAGAAAGTCTTCATGCAAACTCTCAATGCCATTATGATCAATCGAGGAACGTTAGGACTCACGGGTATTACATTGTTTGTTATTTTTAGCAGCGCGGTATTTGCCTCAGCCCGGCATGTCTTAAGTGGGGTGTTTCTTGTCGAAACACCCGAAACGTTTTTGAGGGGAAAATTGACGGATTTGCTTCTGATGATCGTACTGTCCTTACTCCTTATTGTCACGGCGGTAATCGCCTCAGGTTTTGCAGTCGTGCAAGCCTTAGGCGAGTCAGTTCCGATCATTGGAGGCTTGCTGAATCCCTTTGCCGTAGTTCTCGGCAAGATCCTCAGCTTTTCGTTTTTGACCCTGTTGTTTTATATGTTTTACGGACTGGCCACCACATCCCGCTTAAGTCAGTTAGCGTTGTGGGTTGGAGCCCTGACCGGAGCTGGGCTGTTTGAAATGTCAAAGTTTGCCTTTTCCTATTATGTCTCGATGGCGAAACTTATGACATCTTTTTATGGAGTGTTAAGCGGTATGATGTTTTTCTTGGTATGGATTTACTATGCATCCGTGGTTTTTATCCTTGGAGCAGAAGTTGGTTGGGCCTATGACCGCATTCAACAAGAAAAGCCTGACCTTCCAGCAGAATAAAAAACTAAACGCCTGATATTACACGATGTAGCCTTACTGACGATGCTCAATCTCCCTTAAGAATCTAGTTCGGCCAAGACTTCCCGTTCAGCTCGTAGCCAATCCTGAAGAGATGCCCCAAGACGGCACCGCTCTTCATAGATTTCATAGGCCCGTTGGGCGATTCTAGCCTCGATATTTTCCTTCCGTACCATGGGCTTCTTCGATTGCCCTTTGGGGGCAACCGCCGATGATTTTGGAGCTCCCTTTTTAGGAGTAGCCCCACCGGCCTTCTTTGTGGATGACTTTCCCCGCTCCACCAGTTTTAATTTGCCAACATTGGTAATATCAAGCTCCTGAGACTTTTGGTTTTTCTTGAACCCCACCATTGGAGATTTTTCTTTCTCTCCCACCAGATCACCCCCTAGGGTAAAAACACGTTTCTCAAAATGCCGCGGATTAGGAATTGGCCATGAGTTTCTTTCCCTTGTCTACCCAGCCAGAAACCTTCTCTTTGGTATCCTTGACCAGTGTTTCCGCATCCTCCTGAGCATCCATCGCCATATTCTGCAACTGCCGGCGGGTACGATTACCAGATTGCGGAGCCACTAACAGACCCGTTCCCAATCCAATCATCACGCCCGCGAAAAAGGCCACAAAACCAAACACCAATGCTCGGTTACTTTCTTCCATGGAACACCCTCCTTATCCAAACTCGGGTTCATAAACAATACACAAAATTTGATTATTAGTACTTAGTATAAACTGTAAAGATATTCTTTGCATTAGAGAAGGAGGGGTACCCTGTATCTCTCTTTAGTAGACCAAACATTACGAACATGAAAAAGCTAACTGCCCCCACCCCTAATTAATGCACAAAAAATGCCAAGTTTTCCCAACAATTTGGTCCCCAGTTTCTTTGTTTTTAAAGGAATTTCCTGAGGACCATTTTTTGTCAAAACAGACGGACCTGACAAATTGCGCCATGGGCAGACAACCTTTCCACAACTTCGCGGTTAAGACGCGAAAGTTAAGTTGAAAGGGCATTATACCCGGAAAACAAATCCCCTAAAAGGCTTCCTTGGAGCGGGAGGAAAGGGTATCGAAATTTGAAGGATCAACAAACCGAAACTGGGAGAGAAATCGCCGCAGGATCGCTTGTTCCAATCGTGAGGGAATCCTCGTGGGACAGGGAATACGCAATAGCAAATTAATTCGACCGGGTTCCGGCAAATGAAAAGTCACACGAGGTTCAACCGAGGGCGCATCCAGCCACGTTCGGCCCTCAAGCTTTTTCATATGCTCCTTGGCTTTTTCAATGAAAAGCTGGCACTCCTCATTCGCCGCCTCCAAGAGAATCCGCTCAGCTTCTCTCCAATCATCTGCCGTACTCAGGGGAACGGTAATAATATGGAGCCGATATTCCCGGCTATACGATTCATTGATCACGGTATTCCGAAGCAAGACACTATTGGGAACGGTCATGGCTCGCCCCGTATATTGATGTGAAGTTTGTCCTGGTCCAATTTCTAGGATCGTCGTGGAAAGGAGATTCACATCCACCACATTACCACGCACCCCTCCCATTTCAATACGGTCTCCTACCGAATACACCCCATTGACCATCCGAACCGCGCCCCCGCTAATACAATCAATCAGCTCTTTGGTCGCAATGGCCAGGGCCACCGCAATGGCCAATAACGAAACAGCGAGAGTTTGGATATGCGGGGCCCATATCAGAATTACCCCGAAAATTAGCAGAATCAGCAAGGCGTTCCGTATATTGACCGCCCGGCGACGCCTAGTTTCGCCAACAATATCG
This window encodes:
- a CDS encoding YihY/virulence factor BrkB family protein; this translates as MVVVKFFDDHGPFLASGLSFDLVLYCLPLPIIFVSALGYTVVGSEQAMEWTRHIIRDLLPGTQKVFMQTLNAIMINRGTLGLTGITLFVIFSSAVFASARHVLSGVFLVETPETFLRGKLTDLLLMIVLSLLLIVTAVIASGFAVVQALGESVPIIGGLLNPFAVVLGKILSFSFLTLLFYMFYGLATTSRLSQLALWVGALTGAGLFEMSKFAFSYYVSMAKLMTSFYGVLSGMMFFLVWIYYASVVFILGAEVGWAYDRIQQEKPDLPAE
- a CDS encoding DUF2934 domain-containing protein, whose protein sequence is MGEKEKSPMVGFKKNQKSQELDITNVGKLKLVERGKSSTKKAGGATPKKGAPKSSAVAPKGQSKKPMVRKENIEARIAQRAYEIYEERCRLGASLQDWLRAEREVLAELDS
- a CDS encoding YtxH domain-containing protein: MEESNRALVFGFVAFFAGVMIGLGTGLLVAPQSGNRTRRQLQNMAMDAQEDAETLVKDTKEKVSGWVDKGKKLMANS
- a CDS encoding mechanosensitive ion channel family protein — encoded protein: MVESFFASLDPSILRYSLGTTFLIVVVMLIRMLLHRAFLGRSDIVGETRRRRAVNIRNALLILLIFGVILIWAPHIQTLAVSLLAIAVALAIATKELIDCISGGAVRMVNGVYSVGDRIEMGGVRGNVVDVNLLSTTILEIGPGQTSHQYTGRAMTVPNSVLLRNTVINESYSREYRLHIITVPLSTADDWREAERILLEAANEECQLFIEKAKEHMKKLEGRTWLDAPSVEPRVTFHLPEPGRINLLLRIPCPTRIPSRLEQAILRRFLSQFRFVDPSNFDTLSSRSKEAF